The window atttcactttttttttttttggactattTTTAGGTTTCTCTATGGGGGAACAAATGTGATCTGTCTATCTCTGCTGGCCAAGAAAACTCACAGAAGACCAGTCCATTAGATTCCCTCAACAACCTACAACCCTTCATCTTGGTGAAGGACTCTGACATGGTATGGTCAACTCTCATTTCTGCTCAGGGGACAGGCCAGACAGAGAAAACCACTGCAGTCAGAGTGGACATTGTTCTCGATAATGCTGGCTTTGAGTTAGTCACTGACTTGGTTTTAGCAGATTTCCTGGTTTCCTCCGGCCTCGTCCATGAGGTCCATTTTCACGGCAAGTCCATCCCGTGGTTTGTCTCTGATGTCACAGCTAAAGATTTTCAGTGGACCATCCGGCAGACCATGGCAGCCAATCACAAAGCGATGTCAAAGAGTGGTGTCAAGTGGAATAGCCACCTGAAGGAGGGTGTGTGGTCCTATCACGATCATCCTTTCTGGACACAGCCCCATGAGTTCTGTGACATGGCAGCAGATGCTCCTGACCTGTATGCGACCCTGCAGGGGGCAGACCTGGTGCTGTTTAAAGGTGATCTCAATTACAGAAAGCTGACAGGGGACAGGGAGTGGGATCACACAGTGGGCTTCGATACTGCGCTACGAGGTTTTGGGCCTGCGCCGCTGTGTAGCCTGAGGACTCTCAAGGCCAACATTCAGGTCGGTATGCAGCCGGGCCAAGCTGAGAAGCTCGCCTCCCGAGATCCAGACTGGATGACCAGCGGCAAATACGCTGTTATTCAGTTCCACAGCTCAAAGTCAGAACAGAAAGACTCGGGATCTCACTGAGAAGACGTGGAAACATAGGAACAATACAGGAAGAAGTTCCATGAAGAGAAGTTACCTTTAAGCCATAAGACCACAAATTTACATAAGGTTATTCATGCTGTCTTTGCTCATCATTGTCAGCTCGCACTTCATCATGTTTGATACAGAAACGTACAGTAACAGACGTAGTTAATGGTTACTTTCACAACATATTTGTACCATGTCATACTTGACATGTTAGCACTTTAAGATCTCAATGTTTCCCCATGATTTGAACACAGTTGTTTATGGTGACAAATTTATCTCTAACATCAAgctcgatttttttttctcaaaaaagcTTATGTATAGTGCACAATTGTATCAAGTCATAGTGTTTACAGGGTAATAAAGATGCTGTTAACAATTTTTGAGTAAGACCTGcgctttttaaatctcagtcTTAGATAGGGCTGGCTATCGTTTCCAGCACCACTACCAGTACccataaaatgacaaagataGATACCAATAGAGTACTGTATGTGCGACCTTGCTTTTCCTGCTTCATTCAGTACACGTCGTGTGAATGGAGTAGTGTGTAATATAACCATTCTTTACAACTGCCCACTCCATAAAATACAAACTACTGCAGGAGTGTGATCTCCACAATGGGGACAGTTAGTAAGAATCTGCTCACATTACTTAATggttattaacaggtttaatgTCAGATTTGAATTGTTTCAGTGTTAGTGTGAGTTTGTTTGACTGTCGAATAGCGTTGAAATCTCAGCCTCTGCTACTAAGTTAGCTTGAGCGAACCTGTTGCACTTGATGTTTTTGAGCGGAAGAGCGAGTCCagagcagcaaaaaaatgtttgctaaTCAGACCCCCAGagcaaaaaacaatcaaatgcaGGTATCACTTTATTTAATAAGTTTCAATACTCATTGGTACTGACATATTTAGGTACTAGAGCAACAGTACTTTACTTTTTGCATGCAGGAGATTGATGATTAATGTAATatgtaaaatgctttttttttaatccagctCAGCTCAGGTTATTCTACTTTTGCACTCAGTGTCTTTGACGTGCATGCATCAAAGCATACGGACAGCCATTTAAATTCACCTAATGCAGATTATAACATCAATTGATAGCTGTTTTGCTTAGTGTGAAAGATGGTAGACTGTTACTGAGGCAATTTAACAATAACAGTGAAGACGTGTGCTCGTGTAGGTTAAAATGGTATCCCAGACTTTTCTATCTTCATAGATAAAAGTAGATTCCTTTGAACACTGTTATGTCATCTAAATTCTCAGTGCTAGTACCTCTGAGGTGATGTTAACTGGATACTTCTTAGTGCTGCTGGATGAAATgatatcattttcattattgggttaatttgatttaataaagAACTGCACTGACTGGTCTTTTTTCCCACTGTTGTACTTCACAAGCATGAGAAAATGATGATGTGgctaataatgactttttttatttgcattaccTAGCAATTGGCATTTTTATCTTGTGTATAGATTCAGATATATTAATTACAGTCAACATTGTTCAATTGCAggaacagtattttatttacatgcatATGCAGCCAAATATTGTGAACCAATTCACCCAAATTAGTACATCAGTAGATGGCTCAAATGTTTACCAGTAGTGTGACATTTTCTCATTGTTGACCTTTTATGTACTCAGGTCAGGGTGGACCtaaaaaacagatggaaatgCTGCAACATGCATGTTACAATTCCAGAATGAGCTTGGAAAACTGAATGGCATCATTCAGGCTGCTGACAGACTTTGTGAATGTGGtctgacaagaaaataaactaaattacaGCAAGAAACAGCCTTATCAGAAGCCACTTAGGTGATTTTGCTGTTTCATTTCTCACccttcattttccattttctaaTGTAACACTGTCTTCATTTTATTCCAGGggaaatgcttaaaaaaatctgtatcatcATCATGGCTACTTGTTTTCCACTTGACCtgacatgtcctgaaaattgGGCTGTTTACTCAAGGCAGATGTtgcacagagaaaagaaaatgaaatccCTGTGCCAAATGTTCAGGTTGTGCTCAGTGGGGGAGCTTGTTCCTTTTGATCTTTAGCTCTGTGAATTTTGTGCATTATTGACTGTCTGACTGTTTTACACagaaatatgtatgttttaatctgtttgaTTTGAATCATCTTGCATCTGA is drawn from Plectropomus leopardus isolate mb chromosome 16, YSFRI_Pleo_2.0, whole genome shotgun sequence and contains these coding sequences:
- the armt1 gene encoding damage-control phosphatase ARMT1, coding for MAAPAADETMHGVPPSLSASVVGSFAYLTVRDRLPTILTKVIDTIHRNKNKFFEEYGQEGIQAEKQTIALLSKMRNELQTDKQVLELTDSLQDTEHWNEYLKRQQKLQGEQESVSWFKSPWLYVECYMYRRIQEALWLNPPISDFDVFNEGKTQSFFESQQAVMALCTYLEDINKNLMELSKNQMFEHFNKLLQVSLWGNKCDLSISAGQENSQKTSPLDSLNNLQPFILVKDSDMVWSTLISAQGTGQTEKTTAVRVDIVLDNAGFELVTDLVLADFLVSSGLVHEVHFHGKSIPWFVSDVTAKDFQWTIRQTMAANHKAMSKSGVKWNSHLKEGVWSYHDHPFWTQPHEFCDMAADAPDLYATLQGADLVLFKGDLNYRKLTGDREWDHTVGFDTALRGFGPAPLCSLRTLKANIQVGMQPGQAEKLASRDPDWMTSGKYAVIQFHSSKSEQKDSGSH